GAGTGCAGGGTAGCGCTGGTGAAAAGCAATTTTTGCCGGGTTAAGGATAACCTCCATCGGTTGGGCCAAGCAAAGGCTGATTTGATTTTCGCTGATCTGGGATTTTCCTCCGGACAGGTGGAAGACCCCGATAGGGGAATGAGCTTTCAGAATAATATGCCTCTGGATATGAGGCTCAATGAAGACATTGAGATTACCGCTGCGGATATAGTTAACACTGCGCCGGAGGAAGAGCTTGCTGATATAATCTATCAGTATGGCGAGGAAAGGGCTTCAAGGAAGATTGCCCGGCTGATATGCCAGAGAAGGCAGCACCAGAAGATAACCTCCACAGGCCAGCTTGCCTCGCTGACGGCAAGGGTAGTTAGAACCGGCGGAAAGCAGCACCCGGCAACCAGAACCTTTCAGGCTCTCAGGATAGCGGTGAACGATGAATTGGGTGTTCTTGAAAAGCTTCTGCAAGATGCGCCGGAGATTTTGAAACCGGGCGGGCAGGTTGCAGTGATAAGCTTTCACAGCCTCGAGGACAGGATTGTTAAACAGAACTTTAAAGAAAATAAACAGGCAGGTATTTACGAAATTGTAACGAAAAAGCCTCTGACTGCTTCTGAAGGCGAGGTGAGGGAGAATCCCCGCAGCAGAAGCGCCAAGCTGAGAATTGCGAAACGAGTTTGATTTCTTTAGCGCAGCAGCAGTTTCAGAGAGGGTATAGATATGTCAGGAAAAGAAAAAACGGGTTTACTCATAGCTTTCGCAGTGGTAGCGGGAGTATGGATCGCTGTGCAGGGCGCATCCCCGCGTCCGGAGGGTATATTTTCACAGCAGGAAAGCGAAGGGATTCTGCCCTTTCAAACGCAGAAAGTGGTAGTGAAAGATGCCGACGTGCTGGACTCTGCAAAAGATGCTGTGATGGTGATTTCCGGCCCGGAGGCAGCCGCCCAGCCAGAGCCTGCCAAAAAGAAAGAAACTGCTTCTTTTGCCTCGAATAAGAAAGAGGCTGAGAAAATCGTTGCAACTAAAGAGAATCAGAAAAGGGCGGCCAAAAGCGTTGAAGACGTTATAAAAAATAATCGTAAGCAGGTCGTTAGATACAGGTCTTATGAGGTTAAGAAAGGCGAGAGCCTCAGCAAAATTGCTGTAAAGATATACGGCAAAGGAGACCTAAGCGAGAAGGTGGAAAAGATTTACTCGGCAAACAAGGATGTGCTGAAATCCAAGAACAATGTTATTGCAGGCCAAGAGCTCAAGATTCCGCCGGATAATGAGCTTTCTGATTCTGACAGTCTCAAAAAGCTTGCGAAAAATCATTCCGGCAGCCTCGAATACACACAAGCAGGCTCTTCAAAAAGGACCTACGTCGTAAAAGATGGAGACAGCCTCTGGAAGATTGCCAAGAAAAAGCTCGGAAAGGGAAGCAGATATCGGGAGATTATCAAGCTCAACAAGGATAAGGTCTCTAACGATAAGACCCTCAAGCCGGGAGTTCAGATCCTTTTGCCGAGCTGAGTTTGCGCGTTAAATGTTTTCCGCAGGTTTTGGGATATAATTATTATGCGGCTTTTCAGGTTTTTGTTTTTTATAATCACGCTCACAGCTTCTATGCTTGCTGTGGTTAATCTCCGCACAATCAACTCCCAGCAGTATTATCTGTGCAGGCGGAATGTCGTTAAAATAGAAAAGCTTCGAAACGACCTAACAGACCAGCGCATCGAAATTGAGCGGATGATAAACCCCAAAGCGGTGAAGCAGGCCGCAAAACCTTCAGGCACCGAAGACAGCTCATCAACAAGCCAATGAGGCAAGCCTATACAGCGAAATCGCTTTATATCCATTTAAGCCTTCACACACGCCTTATGCTGATTATGAACGCCGCATTGGTTTGCACCTAAGAACACCCTTCCCTGCTTTGGACTCCAATTGTAAAAAATGTTTTACTCCGTGAAATCGGTGTAATATGTGGGTTTATATCTTCCGTCCAGTTTAATCCGCGGATCAGTTTTCTCCCGCCCAATCATACAGAAGGAGGATTCCGTCTTTGCTCCATGGCGACTTGAACTTCAGCTCTCCGCCTTTGTGGTTTTCTATGTCGCTGAGGATTTCCCATTCACCGGTCTTTGAGTTCATCCAGCCTGCCTTGTAGAGCTTTTCGGCTGGGGCTTTCACGCTAAATTCTTTCGCAGTCATTGCCTGCACTACCAAGCAGTTTTTCCCTGCTTTGTCTTTCCCGCTGAGGCATCTGTTCGGTGCGGCCGCCAAATCCTCCCTGCACCGCATATTCTCCACTGGCAAAGCCTTCCTGCCAGAATCATTCTCTGCCTTGAAGAATTCAACAGCAACCCGGCAGCAGTCCCAGAAGGCGTCTCTGCTGCGGAAATCTTGGCAGGTTAGGTCTGAGTGGGCGTGTTTATAGCCGAAGTACCATTCATTCCCCCAGCCCCCGGCCATAAGCGTCCCCCAGAGGGCGTTGCGTCTTGCATCTTGATGTGAGCTGCCTGCATCGTTATCCGGCCTGAGGGCATGCTGGGCATCTCCGGGTTCATCACAGGCAACCGCCCAAACCTTCCCTGCTTTCTTCGCTCTTTCGATATAGTTCTTAACTCTCGAATAGACGTTTCTGAAATCCGGTTTGTTAGTCTGCACAGACATCCCCGTAAGCCTTGAGCCCTCGCCCATAAGGTCGTGGTGCGGATTGCCCATATTATGGATTACAATATGATGATGATACGGGTCGTTCTTATAGAAGAATTCAGCCCAGCTCTTTTTCTGGCTTGTGGAGGCATTGTTTATCTCCTCGCCGAGATTCCAGTTCAGGGCGAGGTGGTGGCTGAATCTCGCTATAAGCTCACGATAGTAGAGCCTTCGCTGAGGGCCTAAATCCCCGCCGTCCAAGAGCAGTTCGTTTTCTGTTTCCTGCGTTTTGAAGTGCAGAAACATACCCTTCTTATCTGCATATTCGAAAACAATCTCCCACTGCTCTAACCTCGAACAGTCCAGCCTGTATCGCTCGTTGTAGTCGGTGTATGGGAATACGTTCCTGTCGTCGCCTTTGATATTCATCGGGATAAATGAAAATGCGTTGAGACCTTCGCTTGCGAGGTAGTTTATCGCTCCGATTATTTCTGTTCCCTTTTTGTCCTGCCAGTATGGCTCGCCTGCGTTCCAGTCTTTCTCGTGGGGAGCCCAGCTCTTCACTAAGTGATCCTTTCGCCCGTCTGATTTGAAATTCCCGTCGAAATCTTCGTAGGCAAGGAAGTTTTCAGGGGCATCTGCACCCTGTTTGATGAAGTATTCGCCAGTGCCAGCGAATTTCAGGAATGTTTTGCCAACGTATTCGAGCCTCCCCTTCCCGCGAAGGTCTCTGCCTGCCTTATCCGACGGCTCTACTTTGAATTTGCCTGAAATTCCGTGATAAGGGGCAAGGGCAGCCCCCGCCTCAGGATCTTCCGATACCGCTGCATTTTTCCCTTTGCGGAATGAAATCTCGTATCTCCATTGGCCGGACTTATCGGGGCATAGGTGCGCACGCCATATATTCCCGCCCTTTGCTGAGGAGTTGGCGGCATTCCCGTCTGCGGCGAAATACCCGGGAACCCTGTATTCAAGCCCGCTTTTTTCGTGCGTGAACACAACATCCATTCTGTAATCGGTGAACGGATTCGGCTCGCCCTGTTCGCTCGCATCTGGGCCTTCGAGCGTTAATGTGGTCTTGTGCCACTGCAAAAGCCTTTCGGGGCTGTCAAACGGGCCGGTTATTTCCGGTGCGGCAGCGGCAAAATTGCAAACCATCAAAACAGAAGCGGCGAATAGTCTGAAATTCCTTAAAAACAGCATAAAATCAATCTCCAAGTTTAATGCGTATTTCTGGAAATATTAACCTGCCAGTCCATAATGTCAAATGGCTCCAATCCATAGCAAAGCACAGGTGTGCGACAATATTTTTTGGCAAAGCTTTTTAAAGCCGAATCTATCCGCTTGCTCCCGTCCGCCTTCGGCGGACTCCACGCACGGCTCTGATTATCGTTAGTATTAGGCGGCGATTAAACGATACGAAATATTTAAACTGAGCCACGCATGAAGGCCCGCCGCAGGCGGGACGCTCGCGATGGTTCGCCCCTGCTCGCCAACAAAACCCGCAGACAAAAAATACTTAGCGAGTTTCCGGATAATATAGACAGCAATAAATTCTGCAAAGCATTGCAGCATGATGATTTGCATTTTGCTCAGAAAAATTGTCGCACACAAGCACAGTCCCTTCCCAGACAAAATTGTAACTGTAACGCTGTATTATTAGCCCAACGCCCTGCCTCTCTTGGGTATCCTGAAAAACAAGAGAATAAGTATTTGACAATGCCTGCCGATGTGGATAATATTACAACCACTATAGAATAATTGGTTGTATGTTTTTCAGAGGAAGCTGATGTATACCAGCAAAGAAAAAATAGAACAGGCTAAAAAAGTCTTCAAAAACCAAGGAGGAATTATGCGTACCTCCGAGGCCATAAAGCATGGCATTCATCCAAGAACGCTTTATTTTATGCGCGACCATAATTACCTAGATGTTCTGGCAAGAGGGGTATTCAGGCTGGCAGAGCTTGAACCTGTGGATTATCAGGATATTGTAACAGTAGCCTCAAAAGTTAGATCCGGAGTAATTTGTCTTATCTCTGCTCTTTCATTTCATGAAATTACAACTCAGATACCGCATGAGGTTTATGTGGCCATAAGCCGCAAAATGTCTTATCCTAGGCTGGAATATCCGCCTGCCCGATTTTTTAAATTTTCTGAAAAGTCATTTAAGGCTGGTGTTGATATTCACAAAATCAGCGGCATTGATGTGAAAATATATTCCCCAGAGAAAACCATTGTCGATTGCTTCAGATATCGAAATAAGATAGGGATGGAGGTGGCCATGGAAGCTCTTAAACTCTGGCGAAGGAAAAAGAACGCTAACATTCGCAATGTAATGGAATATGCCAGAATCTGTCGGGTATATAACGTAATCAAACCCTATATAGAGGCAACACTGTGAGCCAAAAGAATCTAAAGAATGTTGCAGCTTCCATCAGACAGCGGTTGTTGAATAAAGCAAAGGAAAGCTCTCGACCATTTAATGAACTTCTGCAATATTATGCTTTGGAAAGGTTTTTATATAGGCTCTCTATTTCAAAATATGCTGATAATTTTATTCTCAAGGGTGCTTTGCTTTTTGCAGTTTGGCGGCAATCTCAAATCCGTTCTACTGCAGATATCGATCTTCTCGGGAAAATCAGTAATGAACCGGAGGCGATAATAAATGTTTTCCAAGATATCTGCAAAGTAAAAGTCGAGAACGATGGGGTTCGATTCGATGATTCAAGTGTTACTGCTGAGCAAATAACTGTCGATGCTGATTACCAAGGAGTTAGAGTGCAGCTGTATGGATACCTTGGTACTGCCAGGATACGAGTGCAGGTTGATATCGGTTTTTCTGATGTCATTACGCCTGCACCGGAAAGATATAACTATCCTTCAATACTCGATTTATCTGAGCCAAAGTTGAACTGCTATAATAAGGAAACAATGATAGCAGAAAAATTACAGGCGATGACAAAACTTGATATTCTTAATAGTAGAATGAAAGATATTTATGATATATGGATACTGTCAAGGCGGTTCGAATTCGATGGAGCATATCTCCAAAAATCTATTATAAATACTTTCAAGCAGCGTGAAACCGAAGCTACAGAAAATGTTGCAATCTTTACAGAACGCTATTCTCAAAATGAGGAAAAACTGCAGCAGTGGCGTGGATTCGTCAGAAAATCTAAGGTTTCTGATGTCCCTAAAGACCTGAGCTATATTACCGGCGAAATTAAAATCTTCATACAACCAGTGCTGGTTTCTATAATAAACAATGTAGATTACAAGAAGACATGGAATCCTGAATTGCAAAAATGGCGATAACCTATGAACATATTCATAATCACTCTTGTACAAGATAAATTTTGAAAAGTGAACAGAAAGGTATATACGGGTCAGCCTGATCCTTGGATTTATATCCCTTCTGCCTCGGTGTGCGACAATATTTTTTGGCAAAATGCAAATCATTATGCTGCAATGCTTTGTAGAATTTATTCCTATCTATATTACTGAGCCAGTCCG
This window of the Sedimentisphaera salicampi genome carries:
- a CDS encoding DUF5060 domain-containing protein, with protein sequence MLFLRNFRLFAASVLMVCNFAAAAPEITGPFDSPERLLQWHKTTLTLEGPDASEQGEPNPFTDYRMDVVFTHEKSGLEYRVPGYFAADGNAANSSAKGGNIWRAHLCPDKSGQWRYEISFRKGKNAAVSEDPEAGAALAPYHGISGKFKVEPSDKAGRDLRGKGRLEYVGKTFLKFAGTGEYFIKQGADAPENFLAYEDFDGNFKSDGRKDHLVKSWAPHEKDWNAGEPYWQDKKGTEIIGAINYLASEGLNAFSFIPMNIKGDDRNVFPYTDYNERYRLDCSRLEQWEIVFEYADKKGMFLHFKTQETENELLLDGGDLGPQRRLYYRELIARFSHHLALNWNLGEEINNASTSQKKSWAEFFYKNDPYHHHIVIHNMGNPHHDLMGEGSRLTGMSVQTNKPDFRNVYSRVKNYIERAKKAGKVWAVACDEPGDAQHALRPDNDAGSSHQDARRNALWGTLMAGGWGNEWYFGYKHAHSDLTCQDFRSRDAFWDCCRVAVEFFKAENDSGRKALPVENMRCREDLAAAPNRCLSGKDKAGKNCLVVQAMTAKEFSVKAPAEKLYKAGWMNSKTGEWEILSDIENHKGGELKFKSPWSKDGILLLYDWAGEN
- the rsmH gene encoding 16S rRNA (cytosine(1402)-N(4))-methyltransferase RsmH, with the translated sequence MSAKHIPVLAETLLQWISIGKDAVFVDCTLGHGGHAYLISKKLSSSGMIIGFDVDQKSLDYSADVLAGAECRVALVKSNFCRVKDNLHRLGQAKADLIFADLGFSSGQVEDPDRGMSFQNNMPLDMRLNEDIEITAADIVNTAPEEELADIIYQYGEERASRKIARLICQRRQHQKITSTGQLASLTARVVRTGGKQHPATRTFQALRIAVNDELGVLEKLLQDAPEILKPGGQVAVISFHSLEDRIVKQNFKENKQAGIYEIVTKKPLTASEGEVRENPRSRSAKLRIAKRV
- a CDS encoding LysM peptidoglycan-binding domain-containing protein; translation: MSGKEKTGLLIAFAVVAGVWIAVQGASPRPEGIFSQQESEGILPFQTQKVVVKDADVLDSAKDAVMVISGPEAAAQPEPAKKKETASFASNKKEAEKIVATKENQKRAAKSVEDVIKNNRKQVVRYRSYEVKKGESLSKIAVKIYGKGDLSEKVEKIYSANKDVLKSKNNVIAGQELKIPPDNELSDSDSLKKLAKNHSGSLEYTQAGSSKRTYVVKDGDSLWKIAKKKLGKGSRYREIIKLNKDKVSNDKTLKPGVQILLPS
- a CDS encoding nucleotidyl transferase AbiEii/AbiGii toxin family protein, whose amino-acid sequence is MSQKNLKNVAASIRQRLLNKAKESSRPFNELLQYYALERFLYRLSISKYADNFILKGALLFAVWRQSQIRSTADIDLLGKISNEPEAIINVFQDICKVKVENDGVRFDDSSVTAEQITVDADYQGVRVQLYGYLGTARIRVQVDIGFSDVITPAPERYNYPSILDLSEPKLNCYNKETMIAEKLQAMTKLDILNSRMKDIYDIWILSRRFEFDGAYLQKSIINTFKQRETEATENVAIFTERYSQNEEKLQQWRGFVRKSKVSDVPKDLSYITGEIKIFIQPVLVSIINNVDYKKTWNPELQKWR
- a CDS encoding type IV toxin-antitoxin system AbiEi family antitoxin domain-containing protein; translated protein: MYTSKEKIEQAKKVFKNQGGIMRTSEAIKHGIHPRTLYFMRDHNYLDVLARGVFRLAELEPVDYQDIVTVASKVRSGVICLISALSFHEITTQIPHEVYVAISRKMSYPRLEYPPARFFKFSEKSFKAGVDIHKISGIDVKIYSPEKTIVDCFRYRNKIGMEVAMEALKLWRRKKNANIRNVMEYARICRVYNVIKPYIEATL